GATGCCCACCTGGCGGCCCAGCAGGATGTGCTCGCGCGTTTGCGGCATGGGGCCGTCCGCGGCGTTCACAACCAGGATCGCGCCGTCCATCTGGGCGGCACCGGTGATCATGTTCTTGACGTAGTCGGCGTGGCCGGGGCAGTCGACGTGGGCGTAGTGACGTGCGTCCGTCTCGTATTCCACGTGCGCGGTCGAGATCGTGATCCCGCGGGCTTTTTCCTCGGGCGCGCCGTCAATCTGGTCATATGCCTGGAAATCACCGAAATACTTCGTGATCGCCGCCGTCAGCGTCGTCTTGCCGTGGTCAACGTGGCCAATCGTGCCAATGTTAACGTGCGGCTTCGTACGTTCAAACTTTTCCTTTGCCATCTTGTCAGACGCCCTTTGTTCAATTGTGGGGACGTGCCCCGTGGTTCACTCCGCGCGGCATGTATTGCGATTGAACAGGAAAATCAAGCGGCCTCAGACCTCGGGGGCGGGTCTGCGGATGGCAAGGGTCACGGCGGCGGCAAAGCCCTGTACCGTCTGGTCGTAATCGCGTTCGGGCGAGGGGCTGGTTGCCACGCCGATGACGCCGGGCAGACGCAGGAATTCAGATGTGCCGCGCACCTGTTCGGGTCCGAACAGGACCGCGCCGGTGCTGGCGTCCGTCACGACCACTTCGGCTTCGATCGCGCTGGGGCCACCAAAGGCGAAGGCCGAGGCCGGAGAGGTCAACCGGACCGTGCCGAGGCGCACATCGATATTGGCGTTGGACGGCCCGCCGCTGCCCATTCGGCGTCCCAGGGCGCGCCCGATGTCACTGGCGATCTGAGCGGCCGAGATGTCGAGGTTCCGCCCTTCGATCCCGGTGAAGGCGGACGTGTCCACACGAACGACATTGGCCACGATGTCGGCGGGGCTGACGCGCGACTGGCTTTGCGGGGTGCCGTCCATGCAGGCGGCAAGCGCCGCGCAGCAGATCAGCCAGAGCGCGATGCGAAGGGTCTGTGTCATTGCTGCGCTCCTCCCAGTGCCACCTGACCTGTTACCCTTGTGTCGGGCTGTCCGTATTCTCGATTTGTGCGCTTTGCCCGGGCACGGGCGCGGTGTCGGGGTCCGCCGGGGCCGCCGTGCTGTCGGGGGTGAACCAGCCCTGTTCGGATTGCTGCCGCACAAGGTAGCGTTCGACCGCCTTGGCCGC
The sequence above is drawn from the uncultured Tateyamaria sp. genome and encodes:
- a CDS encoding GTP-binding protein — protein: MAKEKFERTKPHVNIGTIGHVDHGKTTLTAAITKYFGDFQAYDQIDGAPEEKARGITISTAHVEYETDARHYAHVDCPGHADYVKNMITGAAQMDGAILVVNAADGPMPQTREHILLGRQVGIPKIVVFMNKVDQVDDEELLELVEMEVRELLDTYEYPGDDTPIIAGSALAAMEGRDANIGEDKIRELMAAVDEYIPTPERAVDQPFLMPVEDVFSISGRGTVVTGR